From Tiliqua scincoides isolate rTilSci1 chromosome 2, rTilSci1.hap2, whole genome shotgun sequence, the proteins below share one genomic window:
- the LOC136640506 gene encoding zinc finger protein 664-like has translation MQKELQSELTLRCASKNSQRGKNLQMLQSEHKPDCASNNPHREKPYQCFECGKSFSVNSSLTLHQKAHIGEKSYKCLECGKSFCNSRTLTIHQRCHKGEKPYECLECGKSFS, from the coding sequence atgcagaaagagcttcagtcggagctcaCACTTAGATGTGCATCTAAAAattcacagaggggaaaaaacctgcaAATGCTTCAATCAGAGcacaaacctgactgtgcatcaaataACCCACAcagggagaaaccatatcaatgctttgagtgtggaaagagcttcagtgtgaactcaagtctgactttgcatcaaaaagCCCACATAGGAGAAAagtcatataaatgcttggagtgtggaaagagcttctgtaaCAGCAGAACTCTTACCATCCATCAAAGATGCCAcaaaggggagaaaccttatgaatgcttggagtgtggaaagagcttcagttag